The Desulfosporosinus acidiphilus SJ4 genome has a window encoding:
- the ygiD gene encoding 4,5-DOPA dioxygenase extradiol — MNKMPVVFVGHGSPMNAIEDNQFTRNWVEISKQIPKPEAILAISGHWVTDGTRINDDPHPEIVHDMYGFPRELYEVDYRPKGAPELAHFTKDLILGNVQTDNSWGIDHGIWSILKIMYPEADIPVYHMSVSRNENPDYHFNLGNELKPLRDKGILIFASGNVVHNLAHIKWDMKGGYDWAVEFDDFIKETISEKKYRSVIDYRLAGVSAKLSVPTSEHLDPLFYILGAADEHDQLSIYNDSCTVGSLSMTSYLLKE, encoded by the coding sequence ATGAATAAGATGCCTGTTGTGTTTGTTGGGCACGGTTCCCCGATGAACGCGATTGAGGATAACCAGTTTACACGGAATTGGGTTGAGATTTCCAAGCAGATTCCAAAACCCGAAGCAATTTTAGCGATATCCGGCCATTGGGTGACGGATGGAACTCGCATCAATGATGATCCCCATCCGGAAATAGTTCATGACATGTACGGTTTCCCTAGAGAACTGTATGAGGTTGATTACCGGCCAAAAGGGGCGCCGGAATTAGCCCATTTTACAAAAGATTTGATTTTGGGAAATGTGCAAACTGATAATAGCTGGGGCATTGATCATGGAATATGGTCCATCTTGAAAATCATGTATCCCGAAGCGGATATCCCTGTTTATCACATGAGCGTCAGCAGGAATGAGAATCCCGACTATCACTTTAATTTGGGTAACGAGCTAAAACCCCTACGAGACAAAGGGATATTGATTTTCGCTAGTGGCAATGTAGTTCATAACCTTGCACATATTAAATGGGATATGAAAGGCGGTTATGACTGGGCCGTTGAATTTGATGATTTTATCAAAGAAACAATATCCGAAAAGAAATATAGAAGTGTCATCGATTACCGGCTGGCGGGGGTGTCCGCCAAACTATCGGTACCCACATCAGAGCATCTTGATCCGCTGTTTTATATATTGGGTGCTGCGGATGAACATGATCAGCTCTCTATATACAATGATTCCTGTACCGTGGGTTCACTATCTATGACAAGTTATCTGCTTAAGGAATGA
- a CDS encoding DoxX family protein, whose translation MKNKIFATVESNSFLILRLALGIIFFAHGAQKLLGWFGGYGWTGTIGFFSSLGIPAALGGLAILTEFFGGIAIILGFLTRPAALGLAIVNLVAIAKVHGANGFFLNGPTNSGIEYVFALFMISLFLLIKGAGLLSIDNAISKKLK comes from the coding sequence ATGAAAAATAAAATATTCGCTACAGTTGAGTCCAATAGTTTCTTAATTTTGCGTCTTGCATTGGGAATTATCTTTTTCGCTCATGGAGCTCAAAAACTCCTGGGTTGGTTTGGCGGTTACGGGTGGACAGGCACTATCGGTTTCTTTTCTTCATTGGGTATTCCCGCTGCATTAGGCGGTTTAGCCATATTAACCGAGTTCTTTGGCGGGATCGCAATTATTCTTGGCTTTTTAACTCGTCCGGCTGCACTTGGGCTTGCCATTGTCAATTTGGTAGCCATAGCAAAAGTCCACGGGGCTAATGGGTTCTTCTTAAATGGCCCCACTAATTCCGGTATTGAATACGTTTTTGCGCTGTTCATGATTTCCCTCTTCTTGCTAATTAAGGGTGCAGGATTACTATCAATTGATAATGCCATTTCAAAGAAACTAAAATAA
- a CDS encoding (2Fe-2S)-binding protein — protein MLKSLISKVFSKEQSQVVCGCMKVSDLDIKKAIKNGASSFEEVQAVTKVGTGCGNCVEGNKVLVNELLLKKKIAENQIVCGCKKVTAKDIVNAVKNGAKSFEEVQTVTKVGTGCGNCVESNKALVALLLK, from the coding sequence ATGTTAAAATCACTCATTTCAAAAGTATTTTCTAAAGAACAAAGCCAAGTAGTATGTGGCTGTATGAAAGTCTCTGATCTGGACATTAAGAAGGCGATCAAGAATGGGGCGAGTTCCTTTGAAGAGGTTCAAGCCGTAACGAAAGTCGGAACCGGTTGCGGAAACTGTGTTGAGGGTAATAAAGTTTTAGTCAATGAGTTATTGTTGAAAAAGAAAATCGCTGAAAACCAAATTGTATGCGGCTGTAAGAAAGTCACTGCCAAAGATATCGTAAATGCAGTCAAGAATGGCGCCAAATCCTTTGAAGAGGTTCAAACCGTAACAAAGGTCGGAACCGGTTGCGGAAATTGCGTTGAAAGCAATAAAGCATTGGTAGCATTACTATTAAAATGA
- a CDS encoding CDGSH iron-sulfur domain-containing protein has protein sequence MYGVEKDENAYLCACKLTKNPPYCDRTHKNL, from the coding sequence ATTTACGGAGTAGAGAAAGATGAAAATGCTTATCTCTGTGCTTGCAAGCTAACCAAAAATCCTCCTTATTGTGATAGGACACATAAAAATCTTTAA
- a CDS encoding recombinase family protein encodes MSSIKKIRTIDKAPVFNKPLNKLRVCAYVRVSTNQTEQQESFSAQVQHYTSYINSNPEWIFSGIYSDQGISGKNAAKRPEFMRMVQDAENRKFDMIVTKSISRFARNTADCLETVRKLKLLGIAVQFEKEQINTLTAESELMLSILSSVAEEELASISQNMHWSNQRRFKKGKFSVNTKRFLGYDKNHDGNLVINDEQAAIVRRIFKDYLSGLGVSRIAKGLEADRVKNISGKIKWAESSIRDILKNEKYCGDAHLQKTITTGLYNRKRNSGEAPMYYVKDSHPVIISREDFEKVQELMTERAKSKGNIQGNREKYTNRYTLTGTIVCGHCGNTFKRHIDNCGTVAESVCWICNTYIIGRKNSCGVGRIKEETIKGLFVRVFNRLCTDRAKLLGDYKAKLEREKLTELDNERIAKLDEEIEKLIKQERALFLIEAKGYADHNLVKSEHEELVKTLTQIQTERSDRIAEINKRDNRMARTLELEAVLEAQGGNLTEFSDDLYRNMVEKIVVKERTKLIFHLKNGLAFEETYALKRGHDIF; translated from the coding sequence TTGAGCAGCATAAAAAAGATACGTACCATTGATAAAGCGCCAGTCTTCAACAAACCTCTTAATAAACTCAGAGTTTGCGCCTACGTAAGGGTATCAACTAACCAAACCGAGCAGCAAGAAAGTTTTTCGGCCCAAGTCCAGCATTATACTTCCTATATAAATAGCAATCCTGAATGGATCTTTTCAGGCATTTATAGTGACCAGGGTATATCCGGTAAGAATGCAGCAAAACGACCAGAGTTTATGCGGATGGTACAGGATGCTGAGAATAGGAAGTTTGACATGATTGTTACTAAATCAATCAGCCGCTTCGCAAGGAATACAGCTGATTGCTTGGAAACCGTCCGAAAGCTTAAACTTCTTGGGATTGCAGTCCAATTTGAGAAAGAACAAATAAATACTCTAACCGCTGAAAGCGAACTTATGCTTAGCATTTTGAGCTCAGTAGCCGAGGAGGAATTGGCCTCAATTTCTCAGAACATGCATTGGAGCAACCAACGGCGATTTAAGAAAGGCAAGTTCTCAGTTAACACAAAACGTTTTCTTGGCTACGATAAAAACCATGATGGAAATCTTGTTATAAACGATGAACAAGCTGCCATAGTGAGACGAATTTTCAAGGACTATCTTTCGGGCCTTGGAGTTTCTCGAATAGCGAAAGGTCTTGAAGCAGATAGAGTTAAAAATATCTCCGGAAAGATTAAATGGGCCGAATCAAGCATTCGAGACATTCTTAAGAACGAAAAGTATTGTGGGGATGCCCACCTTCAAAAAACCATTACAACGGGCCTATATAATAGGAAGAGAAATTCTGGTGAAGCCCCAATGTACTATGTGAAGGATAGTCATCCGGTCATTATTAGCCGAGAGGATTTTGAAAAGGTTCAGGAATTAATGACGGAGAGGGCTAAATCGAAGGGCAATATTCAGGGTAACCGAGAGAAATACACAAATCGATATACTTTAACTGGAACTATTGTTTGCGGCCATTGTGGTAACACATTTAAAAGGCATATAGACAATTGTGGTACGGTAGCTGAGTCGGTTTGCTGGATTTGCAACACCTATATAATAGGGAGGAAAAATTCTTGTGGAGTAGGGAGGATTAAAGAAGAGACCATCAAAGGTTTGTTTGTCAGAGTGTTTAATCGGCTTTGTACTGATCGAGCCAAATTGTTAGGAGATTATAAGGCAAAATTGGAACGAGAAAAGTTAACTGAGTTAGATAATGAGCGCATCGCCAAGTTGGATGAGGAAATTGAGAAACTCATCAAACAGGAACGAGCGCTCTTTTTAATAGAAGCCAAGGGTTATGCTGACCACAATCTGGTGAAAAGTGAACACGAGGAATTGGTCAAAACCTTAACCCAAATTCAAACTGAACGATCGGATAGGATAGCTGAAATTAATAAGCGAGATAATCGAATGGCAAGAACTCTAGAACTTGAAGCTGTGCTTGAGGCACAGGGAGGAAACCTCACAGAATTCAGCGACGATTTGTACCGGAATATGGTTGAAAAAATAGTAGTCAAGGAACGAACTAAATTAATATTTCACTTAAAAAATGGCCTTGCTTTCGAGGAAACTTACGCCTTGAAGCGAGGTCACGATATTTTCTAA
- a CDS encoding recombinase family protein — MATVTVIPAKPMQELKGLEATAKLRVCAYARVSTDNEEQLSSYQAQVEHYTSYIQNNPAWEFVEIFSDEGISGTNTKKREGFNRMIDECMAGKIDMVITKSISRFARNTLDTLKYVRQLKEKGVAIFFEKEVVNTLDSKGEFLITLLGSLAQEESSNLSQITKMGISYRFQEGKVLVNHNKFLGYTKDEQGQLVIVPEEAEVVRRIYREFLDGKSPYKIASNLQKDGLITGAGGTKWYDSTVIGILKNVKYMGDALLQKTYTVDFLTKKRVKNTGHAAQYYVEDSHEAIISKEEFAAVQAEFERRANMRGYSKTGKSKFTSDYAFSGKLFCGNCGSKFRRSKWGSGKNLQIVWICINHQTGGDCDMKPVKEKALEQAFVRAMNRIIANKEAYLTEETTGPQFDFEAIDSKIDELQQELIDAVRNNQEYSTAEIERLQAHKQRRKNDEAERAWKGRLVEDFKSYLDARDGKPLDKFDGDLFRKLVEKVRVVSMVEVDFVFRTVMELREVLS; from the coding sequence ATGGCAACAGTAACAGTCATTCCAGCAAAACCGATGCAAGAATTGAAAGGTTTAGAGGCTACAGCAAAACTAAGAGTTTGCGCTTACGCACGGGTTTCCACGGATAATGAAGAGCAATTATCCAGTTATCAGGCGCAGGTTGAGCATTACACCTCATATATTCAGAACAATCCAGCTTGGGAATTTGTTGAGATTTTCTCGGATGAAGGAATTAGCGGCACGAACACTAAGAAACGTGAGGGCTTCAACCGCATGATTGATGAGTGTATGGCAGGTAAGATTGACATGGTCATTACCAAGTCAATTAGCAGATTTGCTCGGAACACTCTGGATACATTGAAGTATGTACGTCAGTTAAAAGAAAAGGGAGTCGCTATTTTCTTTGAAAAAGAGGTCGTTAATACGTTAGATTCCAAGGGAGAATTTCTAATAACTTTGCTCGGAAGCCTGGCACAAGAAGAGAGTTCCAATTTGTCTCAGATTACGAAGATGGGAATTAGTTACAGGTTCCAAGAGGGTAAGGTTTTAGTTAACCACAATAAATTCCTTGGGTACACCAAGGATGAACAGGGCCAGTTAGTTATTGTTCCAGAAGAAGCCGAGGTAGTGCGGCGGATTTATCGGGAGTTCTTGGATGGCAAAAGTCCATATAAAATTGCCAGCAATCTTCAAAAGGATGGGTTAATCACTGGGGCAGGCGGTACAAAGTGGTATGACAGTACGGTCATTGGAATACTCAAGAATGTGAAATATATGGGCGATGCACTGCTCCAGAAAACTTACACGGTAGATTTTCTAACGAAAAAGCGAGTAAAAAATACTGGACATGCTGCCCAGTATTATGTCGAGGATAGCCATGAGGCCATTATTAGTAAGGAAGAGTTTGCTGCGGTGCAGGCGGAGTTTGAGAGGCGGGCAAATATGCGGGGGTATTCCAAGACTGGTAAGAGTAAGTTCACAAGTGATTATGCTTTTTCCGGGAAGTTGTTCTGCGGGAATTGCGGTTCAAAATTCCGTCGCAGCAAATGGGGAAGCGGTAAGAATCTACAGATTGTCTGGATATGTATTAACCATCAAACAGGCGGCGATTGTGATATGAAGCCTGTTAAGGAGAAGGCGTTGGAGCAGGCATTTGTGCGGGCAATGAATAGAATTATAGCCAATAAAGAGGCCTATTTAACAGAAGAAACTACTGGCCCGCAGTTTGACTTTGAGGCTATTGATTCCAAGATAGATGAACTTCAGCAAGAGTTGATTGATGCGGTGCGGAATAACCAGGAATATTCAACTGCTGAAATTGAAAGGTTGCAAGCGCATAAGCAGAGGAGGAAGAACGATGAGGCCGAGAGGGCGTGGAAGGGCCGATTGGTAGAAGATTTCAAATCTTATCTAGATGCTAGGGACGGCAAGCCACTGGATAAGTTTGATGGGGATTTGTTTAGGAAGTTGGTTGAGAAGGTTAGGGTAGTGTCGATGGTGGAGGTGGATTTTGTGTTTAGGACGGTGATGGAGTTGAGAGAGGTTTTGAGCTAA
- a CDS encoding YmaF family protein has translation MYTSDYHVHSYNSRTSLTNGHIHCMDGITGNGIPYSSSHVHYYCGVTTFDDGHVHYYRGATGPEIYLPGGGHTHAYSGCTTHDFAHAHAYSGQTSNADFPHLFNKAYK, from the coding sequence TTGTATACTTCAGACTATCATGTACACTCTTATAATTCTCGCACTTCGTTAACTAATGGGCATATTCACTGCATGGATGGCATAACCGGAAATGGTATACCCTACAGTTCATCCCATGTTCATTACTACTGCGGTGTAACCACTTTTGATGACGGCCACGTGCATTACTATAGGGGAGCGACTGGCCCGGAAATTTATTTACCTGGTGGTGGCCACACCCATGCTTACAGCGGATGTACCACTCATGATTTTGCTCATGCCCATGCTTATAGTGGGCAAACTTCAAATGCAGACTTTCCACATCTATTTAATAAAGCCTATAAATAA
- a CDS encoding FTR1 family iron permease, with amino-acid sequence MTRAIKISLLIVAILVTTFRPITLLASTQTPNNMTQAEIFIDQAMSEADQGYLSEAKQSYQKFHDMWGQIEDGVKRESGGAYKEIESNMGQVDYAFMQKKQEGITLALQGLKTVNLKFIHGDFPKGQQFKQENISLSDFIVLLQQTKLKAQNQQQQTALKAISKVRDSWLSVEGVVVAQSAAVYSDSERDMVTVNAMLSANPPNYQRAIQLLDQMINYLSPLASKSGYTFWDAAMILIREGLEALLVIAALLAFVKKSGQSKGNIWIWLGVLGGLLLSIVVAIIVKFVFSSGAFGNNNALINGWTGIFAAVMLLYMSYWLHSQSKASDWQKYIRQKSTSALDTGRMVSLGLLAFLAVFREGTETVLFFIGMVNQISMRELVLGLVLGFGFLSALAYLMIRLGLKLPIRPFFMVSSVIVFYLCIKFTGMGIHGLQLAGTIPSTTSSSIPSLDFIALYPSWQSAIPQLALVIIALFVILWKRLKPLGD; translated from the coding sequence ATGACTCGGGCAATTAAAATTTCACTATTGATTGTAGCGATTCTGGTAACAACGTTTCGTCCTATCACATTATTGGCATCAACTCAAACACCAAACAACATGACTCAAGCCGAAATCTTTATAGATCAAGCAATGTCTGAGGCAGATCAAGGATACTTATCAGAAGCAAAACAAAGCTATCAGAAGTTCCATGACATGTGGGGTCAAATCGAAGATGGAGTAAAACGGGAATCCGGAGGGGCGTATAAAGAGATTGAATCTAATATGGGTCAAGTGGATTACGCTTTTATGCAAAAGAAACAAGAAGGCATAACCCTGGCTTTACAAGGCCTCAAAACTGTAAATCTTAAATTTATCCATGGTGATTTTCCCAAAGGGCAACAGTTTAAACAAGAAAATATCTCACTAAGTGATTTCATAGTTCTCTTACAACAAACGAAGCTTAAAGCTCAAAACCAGCAGCAGCAAACAGCGCTCAAAGCAATTTCAAAAGTAAGAGATTCCTGGCTTAGTGTGGAAGGCGTTGTAGTTGCTCAATCCGCAGCCGTTTATAGCGATTCCGAAAGAGACATGGTCACTGTCAATGCGATGCTTTCGGCAAATCCACCAAATTATCAACGTGCAATTCAATTACTGGATCAGATGATCAATTACCTAAGTCCACTAGCAAGCAAATCGGGATATACCTTTTGGGATGCCGCTATGATTCTAATACGCGAAGGCCTTGAAGCTCTCTTGGTGATTGCTGCTTTACTGGCATTTGTCAAGAAGTCGGGGCAATCCAAGGGGAACATATGGATTTGGCTTGGCGTTTTAGGGGGGCTGCTTCTCAGCATCGTGGTCGCGATCATCGTAAAGTTTGTATTCTCCTCAGGCGCATTTGGTAATAACAATGCCCTGATCAATGGCTGGACTGGTATTTTTGCGGCTGTTATGCTCCTATACATGAGTTATTGGCTGCATAGTCAATCCAAAGCCTCCGATTGGCAAAAATACATTCGCCAAAAAAGCACATCTGCTTTAGATACTGGACGAATGGTTTCCCTGGGGCTTCTCGCTTTTTTAGCGGTCTTTCGAGAAGGAACAGAAACAGTCTTATTCTTTATAGGTATGGTCAATCAGATTAGCATGAGAGAACTTGTGCTTGGTTTAGTCCTTGGATTTGGATTTCTAAGTGCTCTGGCTTATTTAATGATTCGCTTAGGCTTAAAGCTGCCGATCCGCCCCTTTTTCATGGTATCCAGTGTCATCGTTTTTTACCTGTGTATTAAATTCACTGGAATGGGGATCCATGGATTACAACTTGCTGGTACAATACCCTCGACTACGTCTTCAAGTATACCCAGTCTAGACTTTATAGCTCTTTATCCATCATGGCAGAGTGCTATTCCTCAGTTGGCTTTGGTTATCATTGCTCTTTTCGTGATTCTTTGGAAACGGTTAAAGCCCTTAGGAGATTAG
- a CDS encoding NAD(P)-binding protein: MTLKVAIMGAGLSGLACAITLEKNGIYPTIFEKRSQVGDRFVNGEAFLPALNRPINDCYAFLAEEHGIYLQPLSNIKKISLFSENNQASLHGHLGFLNVRGRDYDSLECQLSRQVKSEIIFNSEYTYENLLQDYTHIVVVTGDAAYTAKIQDFQQELTVTLRGVTVEGKFDNRHVGIWLNYSLAPQGYGYLLPFSEKEATITLGYPDYTHNQSLDIDSLWSQFFVRVCKDYKQEFRVTDKFEVTRYIMGICHNPRIGNTFFAGNCFGAMMPAFGFGQLPAILSGIYVAKDLCGLGHYEELVKPLRQSYKNSLAIRRVLESFDNHKLDTLVKVINSEVANKLIDSSRINLLKMLGFLLRPYLITGARNNLQKK, encoded by the coding sequence ATGACATTGAAAGTTGCTATAATGGGAGCTGGTCTATCTGGATTGGCTTGTGCGATAACATTAGAAAAAAACGGAATATATCCGACCATTTTCGAGAAAAGAAGTCAGGTCGGAGATCGATTTGTTAACGGTGAAGCATTTTTACCTGCTTTGAATAGACCCATCAATGATTGTTATGCTTTTTTAGCAGAAGAACATGGCATATACTTACAACCATTAAGCAATATAAAAAAGATTAGTCTATTTTCCGAAAATAACCAAGCTTCCTTGCATGGTCATTTAGGCTTTTTAAATGTACGGGGAAGAGATTATGACTCCTTAGAATGTCAATTATCTAGGCAAGTTAAGTCGGAAATAATATTTAACTCGGAATATACATACGAAAACTTACTACAAGATTACACACATATTGTTGTAGTCACTGGTGATGCGGCTTACACCGCGAAAATTCAGGATTTTCAACAAGAATTAACAGTCACTCTAAGAGGGGTTACGGTCGAAGGGAAATTTGATAATCGCCATGTAGGAATTTGGCTCAATTATTCTTTGGCCCCTCAAGGGTACGGTTATTTACTCCCTTTTTCCGAGAAGGAAGCCACTATTACTTTAGGATATCCTGATTATACTCATAATCAAAGTTTGGATATAGATTCCCTTTGGTCCCAATTTTTTGTAAGAGTATGTAAAGATTATAAACAGGAATTCAGAGTAACTGATAAGTTTGAAGTGACTCGATATATTATGGGGATTTGTCATAATCCCCGGATCGGTAATACTTTTTTTGCTGGTAATTGTTTTGGAGCCATGATGCCTGCATTTGGATTTGGACAACTTCCTGCAATACTCTCTGGAATTTATGTGGCTAAGGATTTGTGTGGACTTGGTCATTACGAAGAACTTGTAAAACCTTTAAGACAGAGCTATAAGAATTCTCTAGCAATTCGTCGGGTTTTGGAAAGCTTTGATAACCATAAGCTGGACACTTTGGTTAAAGTAATCAATTCAGAGGTAGCAAACAAATTAATCGACAGCTCGAGAATTAATCTTCTTAAGATGTTAGGGTTTTTGTTACGACCTTATTTAATCACGGGTGCTCGAAATAACCTCCAAAAGAAATAG
- a CDS encoding IS1182 family transposase: MFSIRQERLFSLEEILEMSPKESYPLLLEPLNITPLLRVVSKRAFLGAPTTLNYSAMIYSLFIRVIERIPTIKDLRKRLKNSLEFRFDCGFTMADAVPSESSYTRMIQKIKGSSALEKIQNELVSQAFQEGFIDGDVIAIDATHIEARDRKPEKKKDEEIPVKQTSKKRGRKPKSEREKWLKEQQELEENRPLFEKKIEAQLPLDFKTIEQQIPQDPHWGIKKNSEGKNVFWFGFKGHLLVDCKSQYILKSLLSSGNVNDGKMAIPLLKALHELHPQLKPSYSLLDAGYDYSSIYQQAKAMGSRALIDYNPRNEQLPEDKDKYFCPKCQEGHSYRYDSYDSRYDTLKYTQPKECKECPLKENNQCQKVFKVKVSSDPRKYTVPARGSGRYFELYKQRTAVERVNAYLKEYFQLNNIRHRGNVAKVDFEFSILTYTLCKLAVDRLNKFKRIAAA, translated from the coding sequence ATGTTTAGTATTCGCCAAGAACGTCTATTTTCCTTGGAAGAAATCTTAGAAATGTCACCGAAAGAATCGTATCCGCTTCTATTGGAACCGCTGAATATTACTCCTTTGTTGAGAGTGGTTTCAAAAAGGGCATTTTTGGGAGCTCCAACCACGCTTAACTATTCAGCCATGATCTATTCTTTATTCATTCGAGTGATCGAACGAATTCCTACGATCAAAGATTTACGAAAACGATTAAAAAACAGCTTGGAATTCCGTTTCGACTGCGGCTTTACGATGGCTGATGCAGTTCCTAGCGAGTCCTCTTATACTCGAATGATTCAAAAAATCAAGGGTTCTTCTGCTTTGGAAAAAATTCAAAATGAACTAGTCTCTCAGGCGTTTCAAGAAGGCTTCATCGATGGGGATGTTATAGCCATCGATGCTACTCATATTGAAGCGAGAGACCGTAAACCTGAGAAAAAGAAAGACGAAGAGATTCCGGTCAAGCAAACCTCCAAAAAACGCGGACGAAAACCCAAATCGGAACGGGAGAAATGGCTCAAAGAACAACAGGAACTGGAAGAGAATCGACCCCTCTTTGAGAAGAAAATTGAAGCTCAACTTCCTCTTGATTTCAAGACGATCGAACAGCAAATCCCGCAAGATCCTCACTGGGGAATTAAGAAAAACTCCGAGGGCAAAAACGTCTTTTGGTTCGGGTTCAAAGGTCATCTTCTCGTGGACTGTAAAAGCCAATACATTTTAAAGTCCTTACTTTCCTCGGGAAATGTCAATGATGGCAAAATGGCGATTCCTCTACTCAAGGCTCTTCATGAACTTCACCCCCAGCTGAAGCCTTCCTATTCGCTTTTGGATGCTGGTTACGATTACAGCTCAATTTACCAACAAGCAAAAGCCATGGGGTCAAGGGCCCTGATTGATTACAATCCACGCAATGAACAACTACCTGAAGACAAGGACAAATACTTTTGCCCTAAGTGTCAAGAAGGTCATTCCTACCGATATGATAGCTATGATTCCCGATACGACACGTTGAAATATACTCAACCCAAGGAGTGCAAAGAGTGTCCTCTGAAAGAAAACAACCAGTGTCAAAAGGTATTCAAGGTTAAGGTTTCCTCAGACCCCAGAAAATACACCGTTCCAGCCAGAGGAAGTGGGCGCTACTTTGAACTCTATAAACAGAGAACAGCCGTAGAACGTGTTAATGCTTATCTCAAAGAGTACTTTCAGTTAAACAACATTCGACATCGAGGAAACGTAGCCAAAGTCGATTTCGAGTTTTCTATCCTGACCTATACCCTCTGCAAATTAGCCGTAGACCGATTGAACAAGTTCAAACGTATAGCTGCAGCATAA
- a CDS encoding SurA N-terminal domain-containing protein, producing the protein MKRILLSIVLSLLFSQILIGCGQKVEQQAPTNILKSVQSMKSQSNNHTQIVQATVGITTNIAIPDLKNIKNTKYPDIVAEVGDTKITGLQLTRGVAIKQNAFVNNIKMPQDESFYEKIALGLLVKNALIDTEVMRQGLQVTPDEARSYLEQQKKSMDSLPESDPAKEAYTKTINDNGFSTSTDYIDSPETIKFTQILLGRVKLRNLVLHSIPAGQNEAYKAWQDYTDKLINQGNYKIFIPVDIKGYQQLEEKAAQGK; encoded by the coding sequence ATGAAGAGAATTTTATTATCTATTGTACTTTCACTTCTGTTTAGTCAAATTTTAATCGGTTGTGGTCAAAAAGTTGAACAACAAGCCCCAACAAACATACTTAAATCGGTACAAAGCATGAAATCACAGAGTAATAACCATACCCAAATAGTTCAGGCCACTGTCGGAATTACTACGAACATAGCAATTCCCGACCTTAAGAATATAAAAAATACAAAGTATCCAGATATAGTTGCTGAGGTGGGGGACACAAAAATAACGGGTTTGCAGCTAACGAGGGGAGTAGCAATTAAGCAGAATGCCTTTGTTAACAATATCAAAATGCCACAGGATGAATCTTTCTACGAAAAAATAGCATTGGGTCTTCTTGTAAAAAATGCGTTAATTGATACTGAGGTAATGCGCCAAGGATTGCAGGTAACTCCAGACGAGGCTAGATCGTATTTGGAACAACAGAAAAAATCTATGGATTCACTACCAGAAAGCGACCCTGCGAAAGAAGCGTATACAAAAACAATAAATGACAATGGTTTTAGTACTTCCACGGATTACATCGATTCTCCCGAAACGATAAAATTTACGCAAATTCTTTTAGGAAGAGTGAAACTTAGAAACTTAGTTTTACACTCGATTCCAGCCGGGCAGAATGAGGCTTATAAGGCATGGCAAGATTATACGGATAAGCTGATTAATCAAGGCAATTACAAAATATTTATCCCTGTTGATATAAAGGGTTACCAACAATTAGAGGAGAAAGCCGCCCAAGGAAAATAG
- a CDS encoding alpha/beta fold hydrolase, protein MNQIKVPTLILHGEKDKIAPLALAEEMHTGITGSKISLFKGGHYFFMLESKKFTDSVIEFLDNFNVACPIEY, encoded by the coding sequence TTGAATCAAATAAAAGTACCGACGTTAATTTTGCATGGAGAAAAAGATAAGATTGCTCCTCTAGCTCTTGCAGAAGAGATGCACACGGGAATAACAGGCTCGAAAATATCTCTATTTAAGGGTGGTCATTATTTTTTTATGTTAGAAAGTAAAAAATTCACCGATAGCGTAATAGAGTTTTTGGATAACTTTAATGTAGCATGCCCCATTGAATATTGA
- a CDS encoding C-GCAxxG-C-C family protein, producing MRSDKAVDCFLSGFNCAQAVFSTYSDDLGLTTEMAKKIASSFGAGMGYIGETCGAVTGAFMLIGLKFGKVNVEDNEAKAKTYDLVQEFTRRFTSINGGVKCKELLGFDLSIPEDLNVVKEKQLFDILCPKFVKNSSEIIEELLEIPD from the coding sequence ATGAGATCAGATAAAGCAGTCGATTGCTTTTTATCGGGATTTAATTGCGCTCAAGCTGTATTTTCTACATACTCTGATGACTTAGGATTAACAACGGAAATGGCAAAAAAGATTGCCAGTAGCTTTGGGGCCGGTATGGGATATATTGGAGAAACATGCGGTGCTGTAACCGGAGCCTTTATGCTGATTGGGTTGAAATTTGGAAAAGTCAATGTAGAAGATAATGAGGCAAAAGCTAAAACTTATGATCTAGTCCAAGAGTTTACGAGAAGATTTACATCTATTAATGGTGGAGTAAAGTGTAAAGAGTTACTAGGCTTTGACCTTTCTATTCCGGAGGATCTTAATGTAGTAAAAGAAAAGCAGCTTTTCGATATACTTTGTCCCAAATTTGTTAAGAATTCGTCTGAAATAATCGAAGAATTATTAGAGATACCAGATTAA